One genomic region from Prunus persica cultivar Lovell chromosome G3, Prunus_persica_NCBIv2, whole genome shotgun sequence encodes:
- the LOC18784455 gene encoding paired amphipathic helix protein Sin3-like 2 has translation MKRVRDDFVVGSAMKRPSGSSRGDSQSQVPGGGGGGGGVVVGGGGAMGGGGASQKLTTNDALTYLKEVKEMFQDQREKYDMFLEVMKDFKAQRTDTAGVIARVKELFKGHNNLILGFNTFLPKGYEITLDEDETPPKKTVEFEEAISFVNKIKKRFQNDDHVYKSFLDILNMYRKEHKDINEVYSEVAALFDEHPDLLDEFTRFLPDASAAASAHHAQYGRTSFPRFNERSSATPTFRPMHMDKQRRRDRIIPSHADRDLSVDRPELDDDKGMVKVQKEHRKRCEKESRDRRNRDDDDRELENDNNRDYKLQRFPEKRKSSRKVEGFGVTANFAPYDDKDSLKSMYSQGFIFCEKVKERLCSQEDYQAFLKCLHIYSNGIIKRNDLQNLVTDLLGKYPDLMEEFNDFLERCENIDGFLAGVMSRKSLNSDGQLSRSVKVEEKDKEQKREMEGAKEKERYREKYWAKSIQELDLSNCERCTPSYRLLPEDYPIPSASQRSELGAQVLNDHWVSVTSGSEDYSFKHMRRNQYEESLFRCEDDRFELDMLLESVSSTAKRAEELLNSINENKISMESPIHIEDHFTALNLRCIERLYGDHGLDVMDILRKNPTLALPVVLTRLKQKQEEWTRCRSDFNKVWADIYAKNHYKSLDHRSFYFKQQDSKNLSSKSLVAEIKELKEKKQIEDDILLAVAAGNRQSVVPHVEYEYVDISIHEDLYKLVQYSCEEVFSTKEQLNKAMRLYTTILEPMLGVPSRPHGSEDDEDADKTRNRTMNYTASSIGESDGSPGGDTAMVNLKQPQSVGTEEENTLAEVESLANGDTLAKEDGSCDAERVRKNDSICDNIQLEKDQKNMDLSDKRYLVTNMDNGRLPSQPSYRIGAENKHGRTSLEVTSGCVATTSRPGGSISDNDHLQKANADVVPSPEGVDIAKSASFANGVVPESTKVNSRHEVSVGPSKIEKEEGELSPVGDFGEDNFVVSGDAGVQAMPKTNHNVESRQYQSGNGEDTCQDAGENDADADDENSENVSEAGEDASGSETAGDECSREEQGEEEDAEHDDVDGKAESEGEAEGVADGHLVGGDGMSLQLSERFLLSVKPVAKHVPAALLEERKDSRVFYGNDNFYVLYRLHQILYERISSAKTSSTGAEMKWRSSKDSSSPDLYARFMSALYSLLDGSADNAKFEDECRAIIGNQSYILFTLDKLIYKFVKQLQAVAADEMDNKLLQLYEYEKSRKTEKLIDSVYYENARVLLHEENIYRLEFFSAPSRLSIQLMDSVSEKPEVFAVSMEPNFASYLHNDFLPVFPGKKEPHGITLQRNKRKYAGQDESSAFCRAMEDVQLVNGLECKIACNSSKISYVLDTEDYFFRMRRKRRNPSGARSPYCDQLRVQRFHKFLSVS, from the exons AtgaagagagtgagagatgatTTTGTCGTTGGCTCTGCAATGAAACGACCCTCTGGTTCTTCTCGCGGGGACTC ACAATCCCAAGTACCGGGgggaggaggtggtggagggGGCGTTGTAGTAGGTGGAGGAGGGGCCATGGGAGGAGGAGGTGCTTCACAGAAGTTGACAACCAATGACGCTCTAACATATCTCAAAGAAGTAAAGGAAATGTTTCAAgaccaaagagaaaaatatgatATGTTTCTTGAGGTCATGAAGGATTTCAAGGCTCAAAG AACTGACACAGCAGGTGTCATTGCAAGAGTAAAGGAATTATTTAAAGGGCATAACAACTTAATTTTGGGCTTTAATACCTTCTTGCCGAAGGGTTATGAGATAACCCTCGATGAAGATGAGACTCCACCAAAAAAGACAGTTGAGTTTGAAGAAGCTATCAGTTTTGTAAACAAGATAAAG AAACGTTTCCAAAACGATGATCATGTTTATAAGTCATTCCTAGATATACTTAACATGTATCGAAAGGAGCACAAGGACATAAATGAGGTTTACAGTGAG GTTGCTGCTCTATTTGATGAGCATCCAGATTTGCTTGATGAGTTCACCAGATTTTTACCTGATGCGTCAGCAGCAGCTTCTGCACATCATGCTCAATATGGCCGCACTTCATTTCCACGTTTCAATGAGCGCAGCTCTGCTACACCCACATTTCGGCCAATGCATATGGACAAG CAACGTAGGAGGGATAGGATCATTCCTTCCCATGCCGATCGTGATCTCAGTGTTGATCGTCCTGAGCTCGATGATGACAAAGGAATGGTGAAAGTGCAGAAGGAGCACAGAAAACGTTGTGAAAAGGAGAGCAGGGATAGGAGAAATCGGGACGATGATGATAGAGAATTAGAGAATGATAACAATAGGGACTACAAATTGCAGCGTTTTCCTGAGAAAAGAAAGTCCTCCAGGAAGGTTGAAGGTTTTGGGGTGACTGCTAACTTTGCTCCTTATGATGACAAAGACTCCTTAAAGA GCATGTACAGCCAGGGATTCATTTTCTGTGAGAAAGTGAAGGAGAGGTTGTGCAGTCAAGAAGACTACCAAGCATTTTTGAAATGCCTTCACATTTATAGCAATGGAATAATTAAAAGGAATGATCTACAGAATTTG GTGACTGATTTATTGGGAAAGTATCCAGATCTTATGGAAgaatttaatgattttttggaGCGCTGTGAGAATATAG ATGGTTTCCTTGCTGGTGTTATGAGTAGAA AATCTCTGAATAGTGATGGTCAATTATCCAGATCGGTGAAGGTAGAGGAGAAAGATAAAGAGCAAAAACGTGAAATGGAGGGAgctaaagaaaaggaaagatacAGGGAGAAGTATTGGGCAAAATCTATTCAAGAGCTAGATCTCTCTAACTGTGAACGTTGTACTCCAAGCTATCGGCTTCTGCCTGAAGAT TATCCAATACCTTCAGCAAGCCAGAGATCAGAACTTGGTGCCCAGGTTTTGAATGACCACTGGGTGTCCGTGACTTCAGGAAGTGAAGACTACTCTTTTAAACATATGCGCAGAAATCAGTATGAAGAAAGTCTGTTCAGATGTGAAGATGATAG GTTTGAGCTGGATATGTTGTTAGAGTCGGTGAGCTCAACCGCTAAGCGAGCAGAGGAACTTCTGAACAGCattaatgaaaataagatCAGTATGGAAAGTCCAATCCATATCGAAGACCACTTCACTG CTTTAAACTTAAGGTGCATTGAACGTTTATATGGTGACCATGGTCTTGATGTGATGGACATACTGCGGAAAAATCCAACTCTGGCTTTGCCTGTCGTATTAACTCGCCTAAAGCAGAAACAAGAGGAATGGACAAGGTGTAGATCAGATTTTAACAAGGTTTGGGCTGATATATATGCGAAAAACCATTACAAATCACTTGATCACAGGAGCTTCTATTTCAAGCAACAAGATTCAAAGAACTTGAGTAGCAAAT CTTTGGTAGCTGAGATCAAGgaattgaaagagaaaaagcagataGAGGATGATATCCTTCTGGCTGTTGCTGCTGGAAACAGGCAATCTGTAGTTCCACATGTGGAGTATGAATACGTTGATATCAGCATACATGAAGACTTGTATAAACTTGTCCAATATTCTTGCGAGGAGGTTTTCTCAACGAAAGAACAGCTAAATAAGGCCATGAGACTTTATACTACGATTTTGGAGCCAATGCTGGGTGTTCCTTCTCGACCTCATGGTTCagaggatgatgaagatgcTGATAAAACTAGGAATCGTACTATGAATTATACTGCATCAAGCATAGGAGAAAGTGATGGAAGTCCTGGTGGGGATACTGCTATGGTGAATCTTAAACAGCCTCAATCTGTGGGtactgaagaagaaaatacttTAGCAGAAGTGGAAAGTTTGGCTAATGGGGATACCTTAGCTAAAGAAGATGGTAGTTGCGATGCAGAGCGTGTCCGTAAGAACGATTCCATATGTGATAATATTCAACTAGAGAAAGACCAGAAGAATATGGATCTCTCTGATAAAAGGTATCTGGTTACCAACATGGATAATGGACGGCTACCCAGTCAACCATCATATCGAATTGGAGCAGAAAATAAGCATGGCAGAACCAGCTTGGAAGTGACATCAG GGTGTGTTGCAACCACGTCAAGACCTGGTGGCTCCATTAGTGACAATGACCATTTACAGAAAGCAAATGCTGATGTCGTTCCTTCACCAGAG GGCGTTGATATTGCAAAATCCGCTTCATTtgctaatggagtggttccaGAAAGCACTAAAGTTAACAGTCGTCATGAAGTGTCCGTTGGGCCctccaaaattgaaaaagaagaggggGAGTTATCACCAGTTGGTGATTTTGGGGAGGATAACTTTGTTGTCTCTGGGGATGCTGGGGTGCAAGCTATGCCTAAGACCAACCATAATGTAGAAAGTAGACAATATCAATCTGGGAATGGGGAAGACACTTGTCAGGATGCTGGAGAAAATGATGCAGATGCTGATGATGAGAACAGTGAAAATGTTTCTGAGGCTGGTGAAGATGCCTCTGGCAGTGAGACAGCTGGTGATGAATGTTCTCGGGAAGAGCAAGGTGAGGAGGAAGATGCTGAGCATGATGATGTTGATGGTAAGGCTGAGAGTGAAGGTGAGGCTGAAGGGGTGGCTGATGGGCACCTTGTTGGAGGAGATGGAATGTCCTTGCAATTGTCAGAACGTTTTCTTTTGTCTGTGAAGCCTGTTGCAAAGCATGTGCCAGCTGCTTTACTTGAAGAAAGGAAAGACTCTCGTGTTTTCTACGGGAATGATAATTTCTATGTGCTTTATAGGCTTCATCAA ATTCTATATGAAAGGATTTCATCTGCAAAAACAAGTTCAACAGGTGCAGAAATGAAGTGGAGAAGTTCAAAGGATAGCAGTTCTCCGGATCTGTATGCCAG ATTTATGAGTGCTCTATACAGTTTGCTTGATGGATCTGCTGATAATGCAAAATTTGAGGATGAATGCCGAGCAATTATTGGAAACCAgtcatatatattattcacATTGgacaaattaatatataaatttgtcaAACAG CTTCAAGCCGTTGCAGCTGATGAGATGGACAATAAGCTTCTTCAATTAtatgaatatgaaaaatccCGCAAAACTGAGAAGTTGATAGATTCTGTTTATTATGAAAATGCACGTGTCCTCCTTCATGAGGAGAACATTTACAGATTGGAATTT TTTTCAGCCCCCTCCCGGCTGTCCATCCAGCTGATGGACAGTGTGAGTGAAAAGCCAGAGGTGTTTGCCGTTTCTATGGAACCTAATTTTGCATCTTATCTACACAATGATTTTCTGCCAGTTTTTCCTGGAAAGAAGGAGCCGCATGGCATTACTCTTCAGAG
- the LOC18784408 gene encoding ABC transporter B family member 15, whose amino-acid sequence MGLKGPPSDRDSRKKVGSIRSVFMHADGVDKCFMILGLFGSLGDGFSTPLVLLITSRLMNNIGGSSTSAQDAFLHNINKNAVALLYLACGSFVCCFLEGYCWTRTGERQAARMRVRYLKAVLRQDVGYFDLHVTSTSEVITSVSNDSLVIQDVLSEKLPNFLMNASMFSGSYVAAFIMLWKLAIVGFPFVVLLIIPGLMYGRTLMGLARQIREEYNKAGSIAEQAISSIRTVYAFVGENKTISEFSAALQGSVKLGLNQGLAKGLAIGSNGVVFAIWSFMSYYGSRMVMYHGAQGGTVFAVGASIAVGGLALGAGLSNLKYFSEASSAAERIMEVIRRIPKIDSDNMEGEILEEVSGEVEFKHVEFAYPSRPESIIFKDFNLTVPAGKTVALVGGSGSGKSTVISLLQRFYDPLGGEILLDGVAINKLQLKWLRSQMGLVSQEPALFATSIKENILFGKEDAEIEQVIDAGKAANAHNFISQLPQGYDTQVGERGVQMSGGQKQRIAIARAIIKKPRILLLDEATSALDSESERVVQEALDKAAVGRTTIIIAHRLSTIRNADVIAVVQNGQVMETGSHSELSRIEDGHYTSLVRLQQTEKQKGPEELGSSSISNDIHNTSSRRLSLVSRSSSANSFAQGRASSLAGDQENMEEFDQQKLPVPSFRRLLALNLPEWKQAILGCLSATLFGAVQPAYAFAMGSMVSVYFLTDHDEIKAKTRTYALCFLGLAIFSLLVNVCQHYNFAYMGECLTKRVRERMLSKILTFEVGWFDQDENSSGAICSRLAKDANVVRSLVGDRMALVVQTISAVVVACTMGLVIAWRLALVMIAVQPLIIVCFYTRRVLLKSMSRKAIKSQEESSKLAAEAVSNLRTITAFSSQDRLLKMLEKAQEGPRRESIRQSWFAGIGLACSQSLTTVTWAFDFWYGGKLVAKGYVHAKQLFETFMVLVSTGRVIADAGSMTTDLAKGSDAVGSVFAVLDRYTKIEPEDPEGLEPKRIVGHIELRDVHFAYPARPDVMIFKGFSIKIESGKSTALVGQSGSGKSTIIGLIERFYDPIKGVVKIDGRDVKSYHLRSLRKHIALVSQEPTLFAGTIRENIVYGVSDKVDELEIVEAARAANAHDFIAGLKDGYDTWCGDRGVQLSGGQKQRIAIARAILRNPVVLLLDEATSALDSQSEKVVQDALERVMVGRTSVVVAHRLSTIQNCDLITVLDKGKVVEKGTHSSLLSKGPAGAYYSLVSLQRTGPTQSVH is encoded by the exons ATGGGACTTAAAGGTCCTCCTAGTGATCGGGACAGTAGGAAGAAAGTTGGGTCTATCCGGTCCGTTTTCATGCATGCTGATGGTGTTGATAAATGCTTCATGATCTTAGGGCTCTTTGGATCCCTTGGTGATGGCTTCTCGACGCCCTTGGTGTTGTTGATCACTAGCCGCTTGATGAACAATATTGGAGGTTCATCAACTTCGGCTCAAGATGCTTTCTTGCATAACATCAATAAg AATGCAGTGGCGCTGTTGTACTTGGCCTGTGGAtcatttgtttgttgttttctaG AGGGTTATTGCTGGACAAGAACAGGTGAGAGACAAGCGGCTAGAATGAGAGTCAGATATTTGAAAGCAGTGCTAAGGCAAGATGTGGGCTACTTTGATTTGCATGTGACAAGCACCTCAGAGGTCATCACAAGTGTCTCTAATGATAGCCTCGTGATTCAAGATGTCCTCAGTGAAAAG CTGCCAAACTTTTTGATGAATGCCTCAATGTTCTCTGGAAGCTATGTGGCGGCCTTTATAATGCTGTGGAAGCTAGCAATTGTGGGTTTTCCTTTTGTGGTGCTTTTGATAATTCCTGGTTTAATGTACGGAAGGACTTTGATGGGATTAGCTAGGCAGATTAGAGAAGAGTACAACAAGGCTGGATCAATAGCAGAGCAGGCAATATCTTCTATCCGAACGGTTTACGCCTTTGTcggagaaaacaaaaccatctCAGAATTCTCTGCAGCTCTTCAGGGCTCTGTCAAGTTGGGGTTGAACCAGGGCTTGGCTAAAGGCCTGGCCATTGGAAGCAATGGCGTCGTCTTCGCCATTTGGTCTTTCATGTCATATTATGGTAGCAGAATGGTCATGTACCACGGTGCTCAGGGAGGCACTGTTTTTGCTGTTGGTGCTTCCATAGCCGTTGGTGGATT AGCACTAGGTGCTGGTTTATCAAACTTGAAGTACTTCTCAGAAGCAAGCTCAGCAGCAGAGCGGATAATGGAAGTGATAAGAAGGATCCCCAAGATTGATTCAGACAACATGGAAGGTGAGATTTTGGAGGAAGTATCAGGAGAAGTTGAATTCAAGCACGTAGAATTCGCCTACCCATCAAGACCCGAAAGCATTATCTTCAAAGACTTCAACTTGACAGTGCCAGCGGGAAAAACCGTGGCCTTGGTGGGCGGCAGTGGGTCGGGAAAGTCCACAGTGATATCACTGTTGCAGAGATTTTATGATCCACTTGGTGGAGAGATTCTTCTTGATGGGGTGGCCATAAATAAGCTCCAGCTAAAGTGGCTCAGGTCACAGATGGGTTTGGTGAGCCAAGAGCCTGCTTTGTTTGCAACCAGCATCAAAGAAAACATACTTTTTGGCAAGGAAGATGCCGAAATTGAACAAGTCATTGACGCTGGAAAAGCCGCTAATGCCCATAATTTCATCTCTCAGCTGCCTCAGGGATATGATACACAG GTTGGGGAGAGGGGCGTTCAAATGTCGGGAGGACAAAAACAGAGGATCGCCATTGCACGAGCCATCATCAAGAAACCTCGTATCCTCCTCCTAGACGAAGCCACAAGCGCATTGGATTCCGAATCCGAGCGAGTCGTACAAGAAGCTCTCGACAAAGCCGCCGTCGGCCGGACTACAATCATCATCGCGCACCGCCTCTCCACCATCCGAAATGCCGACGTGATCGCCGTCGTTCAAAACGGCCAGGTCATGGAGACCGGGTCGCACAGCGAGCTGTCCCGGATCGAAGACGGGCATTACACGTCGTTAGTCCGTCTGCAACaaacagagaaacaaaaaggacCAGAAGAGTTAGGCTCGTCGTCTATTTCAAACGACATTCACAACACAAGCAGTCGCAGGCTCTCCCTGGTGAGCCGTTCCAGTTCCGCTAACTCATTCGCTCAGGGACGAGCCTCGTCGCTCGCTGGGGATCAAGAGAATATGGAAGAGTTTGATCAGCAGAAGCTGCCGGTGCCGTCGTTTCGGAGACTGTTGGCTCTGAACCTGCCGGAGTGGAAGCAGGCGATTTTGGGGTGTTTGAGCGCGACTCTGTTTGGTGCGGTCCAGCCGGCGTATGCATTTGCAATGGGGTCCATGGTTTCTGTGTATTTCTTGACGGACCATGATGAGATCAAGGCCAAGACGAGGACTTATGCGCTGTGCTTTCTTGGGTTGGCAATCTTCTCGTTGCTGGTCAATGTGTGCCAGCACTATAACTTTGCCTACATGGGAGAGTGCTTGACCAAGAGAGTTAGAGAGAGGATGCTCTCAAAGATTTTGACATTTGAAGTCGGTTGGTTTGATCAGGATGAGAATTCCAGTGGCGCCATTTGCTCTAGGCTCGCCAAAGATGCCAATGTG GTGAGATCTTTGGTGGGTGATCGGATGGCTCTGGTTGTGCAAACCATCTCGGCCGTGGTTGTGGCCTGCACAATGGGTTTGGTGATTGCATGGAGGCTGGCCTTGGTTATGATAGCCGTGCAGCCACTCATCATTGTGTGCTTCTACACTAGGCGCGTCTTGCTCAAAAGCATGTCCAGGAAGGCCATAAAATCCCAAGAAGAAAGCAGCAAGCTCGCAGCCGAAGCAGTGTCTAATCTCAGAACCATCACCGCCTTCTCCTCCCAAGACCGCCTATTGAAAATGCTCGAAAAGGCGCAAGAAGGCCCCCGCAGAGAGAGCATCCGGCAGTCATGGTTTGCGGGTATCGGGCTTGCTTGCTCTCAAAGCCTCACGACTGTCACTTGGGCCTTCGACTTTTGGTACGGAGGCAAGCTTGTCGCCAAGGGCTATGTGCATGCAAAACAGCTCTTTGAGACCTTCATGGTCTTGGTAAGCACGGGCAGGGTCATCGCGGATGCCGGTAGCATGACCACGGACCTCGCCAAAGGCTCGGATGCTGTGGGGTCCGTATTCGCCGTGTTAGACCGATACACGAAGATCGAACCCGAAGATCCCGAAGGTCTGGAGCCCAAAAGAATAGTGGGTCACATTGAGCTCCGCGACGTGCATTTTGCGTACCCGGCTAGGCCCGATGTGATGATCTTCAAAGGCTTCTCGATCAAAATCGAATCTGGGAAATCAACGGCATTGGTGGGACAAAGTGGGTCAGGCAAGTCAACCATCATTGGATTAATCGAGAGATTCTATGATCCAATTAAAGGGGTAGTCAAAATCGACGGTCGAGATGTGAAGTCTTATCACCTTAGATCACTGAGAAAGCACATAGCGTTGGTCAGCCAAGAGCCAACGTTATTTGCCGGGACTATACGCGAGAACATTGTATACGGCGTGTCGGATAAAGTTGACGAATTGGAGATAGTGGAAGCTGCGAGGGCAGCCAACGCTCACGATTTCATCGCGGGGCTCAAAGACGGATACGACACGTGGTGCGGAGACAGAGGTGTACAGTTGTCCGGGGGTCAAAAGCAACGCATTGCCATAGCCAGAGCGATATTGCGAAACCCCGTCGTTTTGCTGTTAGACGAGGCAACCAGCGCGCTTGATAGTCAGTCAGAGAAGGTGGTGCAAGATGCTCTAGAGAGAGTGATGGTGGGGAGGACGAGCGTGGTGGTGGCCCACAGGTTAAGTACCATACAAAACTGTGATCTTATCACTGTGCTTGATAAAGGGAAGGTTGTGGAGAAAGGGACCCACTCATCGCTTTTGAGTAAGGGGCCCGCCGGTGCGTATTACTCACTGGTCAGCCTCCAGAGGACCGGGCCCACTCAAAGTGTTCACTAA